CACAAAACCTTATCTTCAAATATCCAGATGATGACCCATCCATCTGCTTCCTCATCAAATCAAGTTCCTCAGTGTTACACTCTAAAATTTTACTATTGATGTAACATACTTAGCAGACATTGCAAAAGAGACTGTAACTACTGCAACCTTGACAGTGACAAAAATGGGTACTCTCTACAAGATCAGCTGGATCAGAATCCCTTGACAAGCACGTTATTCAgggcttgtgtgtgtttgtcagtatGTTATCTCAGGACTTCATTGCTGTGATAATAAAACCCATGTGATTGTGCATTATACATGTATTGCTATCAGGGCATAGTACTAAAAATCTAGGCAAGATGTTCTATAATTTACTTTCTAATTTACATTAATAGACCTTCAGCATCACTTCATGCTGTCTTGTGTGCCTAACTTCTTGAGAAAACCCAAAGAGTCAAGCTTTATTAGTTTGTTAAATATGCTACCTTGCTTTCCCTTATAAAAAGTGCATTATTAACCATTTCGTGCCAAAGAAGTATCTAACAAATTAAAGTACCCTACCATGCGGCAGTTTGTTTTAATGCCTTACTTGCCATCATCTCAGAGACTAGAAACCAAAATGAATTCTGAAGAAGCTTCTGGTTGACTATGGCATTCATAAATGGTTTACTGTAATGCCTGAATTATTCAGGAGCGTCTCCTCTTGCCATGAAATGCTGAGATTATTGTTTTTGTGCCAAACCCAGCATTGTACAGTAATTTGTTTTGCTAAAGGATCTAATAtttttgcaggtttttttttttcagtaaacattattttgtattccAATTTCTAGCTCTTCCCTAACCCACTTATTTACTCCTGAAACAATGTGTCTGATGGGCTAGTAGTAATTTTaacattgcagaagaaaaattcatttatttgccaagtgacattgcacAAGGAATATATGTTAATGATGACCGCCACTCACTTCACAAATACAAAtcttacacaaacaaacacagatacgaaatgcaaataaaaaatgtcaaagacaTTGATCTTCTTGCACTCACAATGTGACAAACAATCCATTAGCTGGGTGTGATGCATCAATCCTACATGCCCTGCACAAACTGTAGGTCACATCCAATAGCAATCTAACAGTGTTTACCACACTTTTGCAATTTTCTGCTTCTGGGTGCTGCTGCCATTCCATACTTGTGATTGAGAATATTGAAACACTATCAATCACTGTCCAGTAAAACTGGACCAAAATCTCTTTCCTAAGCCAGACTTTTTCTGGTGCAGAAAGTAAAGTTGTTGGGCCTTCTTGATGATAAACAGAACATTGTTGTCCTAGCTGAGGTCGTTGGAGATGGTTGATCCCAAAAACCTGAAGACCAATGTGCAGTCCCCTCAGCatccagattaaaaaaaaaatggtgataGTTATTACCCTCTATGAATGCTTTATTGTACAGTCAGAGACTGTCCACCAGAGAAATTGATTTCAAACTTTGCATGAATGTTGATTCATTGACAATACCATTTTATCTATTTTCAGCAGTAgtatatatatgaaaataatcagATTTTTGGTGATGTCTATTTAATCTAGACTAGCATCATCAGAGTTATGGATACACATTAAGAAATAGTCACCATACTTTATTTAGCACTTCTAATCAGCTTCATCTTTTATATTGTGGAGCAAGCTGTTAGAATTATTGCATAGTTTTGCACATTTTGTAGTATTCTACTTTGGTAATCTGTACATTTGCACATATAacatagaaatatttaaaaaatcagttgcTCTTTCATATGGTTTAGCAGGTAGCTTGTACTTGGGCCATTTTTTTGCTCTTATTTGCCTGGTCACTAGAAGATAAataaaggtttttcttttactgGTTTTGTAAGAACATCACGTTTAATCACACAAGGTGCAGCAAAACTATATTTCAAAACTTCAGTTCTCTCCTTCCTCTAAGggtctgtgtattttttctattcacatttttttatgcattcttacatgtgtacagaaaatatttatcttggCTGTTCCAAAATCAGCATTATTATATCTGTGATTACTTAATTttgcacaattttttaaagtggatATTTATGCCACATCGAAATTTGACATTCCGCTCACCTCTATGCTTGGTAGTTGCCTGATCTCCTAGAACATCTACAAATATGATCTGATTATAAATACATAAGCATGTGCATATAGTTTTTATTCATGCATCAGTACTGAAACATTTCAAGTTGTGATACCTGTATTACAGCAAATTCATACACAGGATGTGATatttaaacatgtaaacaacaactgaataaaatttgtaaaatattgtcacGCAGAGCACAAATGTAtgcaaaaaagattttgtattttatttcttcagtttaaaaaaaaatccctctcTTCTTGTTCATGTACTTAAATTCAGTCATGCTTTTACTAGCTTTAGGAACGTAAAGCTTCAGAATTCTTCTAATGCTGATAATTTGTGCTAATATTGTAATGAGCAATTATAGCTacttttcaaacaaataaaatcagcaaaagTTGTTTCTAGAGCATGAAGTACTTCGTGTAAGTAATAAGCTAGTTGAAAGTTCATGGGTTAACGACAGGTCTTGAGCAGGATACAGAATCTTGTTGTCCCAAAAATGTCATACCGTGCTATCACTATTAAGGCTGAATGTCAGATGATGtaaaattgtcattttcatAGAAGTaatatctttgtattttattttcctacttGCAGAATTAAAATTTCATAACACATCAGTTTCTCTTAATGTATTTCATGATTGAGTCATTGCAATTTTGGTGCTTGACAAAAATAAGTCCTTTGTCTTTGTGAGAATGCAAACATAAGGGTTTTCAAAACTCTCTACTGTAATTTTTTGCCAAAAAAGTTGTGGGTGTCTAACTTTCATTGCTtggttaaaatatttctctcagATGCAttccagtatttttaaaaaacttagaatgctgtattttcttcataaatttGTATAATCCATGTTTCAATTTTTCAAAAAGGAAATGATACCAACACATatattttgtatcattatttACTGATATCACAAGCatgtgcaaataaataaaaagctgcTGAAATGTACACTATTTGTTATGGTTTCCTTCTTTCCCAAAAACATGTATACACACTTTGAATAATTACAAAGACAATGTGTTATTAACATACATTTCATGGTTAAAATGTAATAGAATCTACAGACATCAAGTCTGTTTTGGTTCAGGCACTGCCGATAAGGCAAAACAATGGAATTGAAAATCTCAAGAAACTGTCTTTGTACTTCAACAGCTGTGTTTTAACATTTCCagcagcatttatttttaggaGGAATTTCCTTTGTTCGAAGGTTAGTCTGGCTGCCAATATTAATTCCAATCCAATGGGTTAAATCTGAAAAGAAACATTGAGCTATCAGCTATTAAAGTGTATAGACATTTATTTGGATATCCTGTACAGTCCATCAAACATGTTGCCTATTATAAAATtctataataaaacaaaaaatatgtatacagaATGATAGAACTATTCAAAAATTTCAGTGGTCATTATCATTCAGTTCTATGccttaaatattatattaaaatccATGTGAACATCTGCAAATGactagaaaaaatataaaattaaaaaaaaatttctgcaaaGCACAATATATGTCTATaagctgaaaaatgttttctataatCACAACAGTATCTTGGGCATGATGAAATAGCACAGTATTAAATGCTTAGCTATATAGatgaagcaaacatttttaccaatatttacatatattggTAAAATAACATTAGAAGAGCTTTAgcttattttgtaaacatgcacacattcctcactatttttgtgtttcaggaaCATCATAGCctgttttttaatgttcaatTTCTTGAACCTATGTACATCTAAATATTACCAAGAATCATCTGAGCCAGGAACACCAGTTCTACAATATGCTGATGAAACACTacctatgtgtgtatgtgcacaccGTGGCCATCCTCTGCATCATGACCTATCTCCAACCATCTTGCTCTGCTTGTGGCATCTGGTTGCAGGCCAGGCTGCTctgccatgatatagtcttagttgctagCTCAGCTTAAAACCCTAAtcttgcccccccccccaactctcCTGCCATTTTGACTTGTCTTGCCACTGGACCCACTAGAGAGTGAAGCTGACATCAAAATACTCCAACACAAGTCATGAATTCACTTCAGTGATGCCATTGCAAGTTAACTGTTCGAGGGCAGAAAGAACACTATACAGTCTCTAAGCCACCCCAAAGACCTTGGTATTGATGCTGCCAACTGGGCCCTTACCCATGAGCACCCATCCTGGCACAGCACCCTCACCAAGGGAACCTATGTAGCTGAGGTCAGATATgtcaaacagaaacacacagcAGCCTCAGACACCTCCAAACCCATCACCAATGAAACtaatattttcatgtgtttgGTCATAATCAGtttctaattatatatataaacaaaatacttttttcattgtctttgtatTGTGTTACGTTGTATTATGCTTGTTCTTTTGTATGTGCAAGCACGAGAATGAGAAGTAATGGTTTTAGGAAAAGTGCATAAAACCTAAGGATAATGCATCATAAAAATAACCTattaatacattattattattattactgcatTGAAAATTCTCGTTTATACCACATGGTGTTTGAATTCGACAGGTCTCAAACTTAAATTTGAAGggcagaatttttaaaacattttagcaacatgcacaaatatttcgatcaattaaaaataagaacagaatCCAATGACATCCATTCATGCAACAGGGATTTTTTAagtcttaaaataaacaagacatgCAGCAACTGTAATAACAGAGACAAAGATAAGTCCTATAATACTTTCAGCATCTACTGGATTGTGCACACATAGGCTTAATAAGACTAAAATAGTGTACACCATCGCCAAGAAAGAGACCACAGTAAGAATCTTCTTAACTCCAATTGTCCGTCTTAATCGCCACTTCCATGGAGCTCTTGTACCACCAATACATAAAAAAGTATGGTGGGTCACAAGGGTGCCAAATGTTGCTGCCATGTAGCCATTGAAGCTTTTATGATGACCCAAGAGGAATCGGTGATCACAAAGTGGTATAGCACCTGAACTTAATGAACTCTTTCGCAGATTGTCAATTTCTGCTGAAAAGCTTTTGAAAGCATCAAAAAGTTCAAGGCAAACATCCCCCTCTTGAAGACCACGAAGAAAGTTGATGCCAATATCAAGACGCTGATCCAAACCTCTCAGTCGCTCCCTTCTAGATGCCAAGGCTGTCAGCTGCATGTGTTCTTCATGCTTAACCTTCTCTACAACAGCCTCTGCCATTGTGTTAACCAGTCTGTGAAGCTCCTTGACACGATATTCAATCTGGTGAAGGGTTCGCTGGGTGTTATCTCGGGCTTCAATCTCTGCTCCATCTAGCTGCCTCATTGAGAACCTAACCCTTCGTCGTTCCTTAGTCAGTTGCTCCAAGGTTTGTTGCAAATCATTTTGAGCACTGTGCAACTTCTTTGCCAGTGGAAGTAcaatgtgttttttgtgttcacCACAGCTGCAACTCACACAGACAGGCTGGTTGCAGGTTTCACAGAACAGTTGTACTACTTCTTCTGTATGAAATTTACATTTGCGATTGGATGCTCCTGACATAGGACCACCACCGTTATGTGCTTCCATTCGTAATATACTTACTTTATTTGAATCTTTATGTTGTATCAGACGATGCTCGTGTATGCAAAAGCGACAAATATCAAGATCACAGTCCATACAGTGAAACTGGGAGACTATAGAGCCTCTGTGACACACCTGACAAGGACCAGATGCGTCCTCCTCCATTCCAAGCTCGTCTTGCAAGCTTCGTACAAAGAAATTAACCGGGAGTTCAGCTATTCCGGCCCTAGGCACACATACATCCCTTCGACATTGTGGACAGCGAAAAAAGCGGCCTGACGGTGAGTTGACCAGCAAATTATTGATGCACTCACTACACATGGTGTGATGGCAAGGAAGTAGTCGTGGATCTCGATATTCATCCATGCAAACAGGACACTGCAGCAGACGCTCGCGTAAACGTTCTACTTTATCTTCATCCATCCTGCAACAAAATGTATTAAACGTAATATAACGTTTTGTTACACATCCGGAAGCCACAATTTATCACAACAGTGAAAAACCTTAAGTCACTAAGTCAGTGTAAGCAGGTAATATGCAAGTGAAAGAAGTCTCACCTGCTGGTGTTCATCTTTACAAATTATGGTACAATAAGATTT
This sequence is a window from Pomacea canaliculata isolate SZHN2017 linkage group LG5, ASM307304v1, whole genome shotgun sequence. Protein-coding genes within it:
- the LOC112563836 gene encoding tripartite motif-containing protein 59-like isoform X2 yields the protein MNTSRMDEDKVERLRERLLQCPVCMDEYRDPRLLPCHHTMCSECINNLLVNSPSGRFFRCPQCRRDVCVPRAGIAELPVNFFVRSLQDELGMEEDASGPCQI
- the LOC112563836 gene encoding E3 ubiquitin-protein ligase TRIM56-like isoform X1, translating into MNTSRMDEDKVERLRERLLQCPVCMDEYRDPRLLPCHHTMCSECINNLLVNSPSGRFFRCPQCRRDVCVPRAGIAELPVNFFVRSLQDELGMEEDASGPCQVCHRGSIVSQFHCMDCDLDICRFCIHEHRLIQHKDSNKVSILRMEAHNGGGPMSGASNRKCKFHTEEVVQLFCETCNQPVCVSCSCGEHKKHIVLPLAKKLHSAQNDLQQTLEQLTKERRRVRFSMRQLDGAEIEARDNTQRTLHQIEYRVKELHRLVNTMAEAVVEKVKHEEHMQLTALASRRERLRGLDQRLDIGINFLRGLQEGDVCLELFDAFKSFSAEIDNLRKSSLSSGAIPLCDHRFLLGHHKSFNGYMAATFGTLVTHHTFLCIGGTRAPWKWRLRRTIGVKKILTVVSFLAMVYTILVLLSLCVHNPVDAESIIGLIFVSVITVAACLVYFKT